The sequence TTGGACACCTTCTCCcctactccatgtcagattccaacacaacccacttcaccaacccctccaccttcatcctgctgggcgTTCCTGGCCTGGAGGCCGCccatgtctggatctccatccccttctgcaccatgTACATCATAGCCATCTTGGGGAACTTCACCGTCCTGTTCATTGTGAAGAGGGAGAGGAGCCTCCAtgggcccatgtactatttcctctgcatgctggctgTCACCGACCTGGTCCTGTGTACATCCATCCTGCCCAAAACACTGAGtatcttctggttcaattccagggagatcgatttcagtgcctgcctcacccagctGTACTTCATTCACTGCTTCTCAGTGATGGAGTCTGGGATCTTCGTGGCCATGGGTTTTGATCGCTATGTGGCCATCTGccatcccctgagacattccaccatCCTGACAAACCCTGTTGTGGACAAGATCGGCCTGGCCGTGGTACTCCGCGGTGGCATGTTTGTAATGCCACATCCCTTCCTGGCAAGGCAGCggccatattgcagaaccaacatcatCTCTCACACGCTCTGTGAGCACATGGCCGTGGTGAAGCTGGCTTGTTCCGACACTCGCATCAGTAGTTACTATGGCCTCTTTGTAGTATTCTGCGTGCTCAGTCTGGATGTGTTTTTTATCACCCTGTCCTATACCCAGATTCTCAGGGCCATCTTCATTCTCCCCACAAAGGACGCCCGGCTCAAGACTTTTGGGACCTGTGCCTCCCACCTCTGTGCCATCTTAGCTTTTTATGTCTCTTCGATTTTCTCCTCCCTCACATACTGGTTTGGCCAGAAGGTGGCCCTGCATTTCCATGTTCTCATGGCCAATGTGTACCTTCTGGTGCCCCCCATGCTAAACCCCATCATATACGGGGTGAGGACCAAACAGATCCGGGACAGGCTGCTCCAGCTCTTTACTCATAAAGGGACCTAAAAGTTTTCTTTTGGTGATCTGGCTCTCAGACTGAGCTCTGTGCTGGTGAAATGGTGCTGGGCCCTCTTCCCTGAATCGCTGACTGGTCAGTCAATGAAACATTAAACTCTTTGTGACCTTACTGTGCTGTGTACGTGTGAGAAACTGGGGAACTGGTCTAAGTACAACTCATTAACTCATAAGGTTGCCACCTTTGTAATTACTGGTAACTGGACCACTGAAGCACTTCCCCCTATGCTGCCTCTTCCCTGAagacccacctccttctctgccTATTCACTCTGGGCCCCAGCCCTGGTTGCTTACTCCTGTCCTCCATCTGTCACTCACTGGATCATTTCCACCTCCCTCCTCccgcagctgggctccctctgccccTGTGCTGGGAAGTGAGCAGCTGCAGTCTCACAAGGAGCCTGCAAGTGAGTGTAGCAAGGAAGCAGCACTGGGGCCGACAAGCCAATCAGGAGCTTAGAGGGAATCCAGAATCcgcataaaaaagaaaaggagtacttgtggcaccttagagactaaccaatttattagagcatgagctttcgtgagctacagctcacttcatcggatgcatactgtggaaactgcagcaggctttatatatacacagagaatatgaaacaatacctactcccaccccactgtcctgctggtaatagcttatctaaagtgatcatcaggtgggccatttccagcacaaatccaggttttctcaccctccacccccccacacaaattcactctgctgctggtgatagcccatccaaagtgacaactctttacacaatgtgcatgacaatcaagttgggctatttcctgcacaaatccaggttttctcacatcccccccaccccgatacacacacaaactcactctcctgctgctgtaACTCAAGGGACCTACAGGCCATATCCTGTATGTTAAGCTATGGCAAAGTTAACATATCTATGTCTGGGACCTTTCACCCAGATAGCAAGTCAACACCAACACACATGTCTGAgacctttcacctagatagaTAGGTAATGGAAGAATGGCATAGGGGGGTTtccaagtttgtgtgtgtatatatatatatatatacaaagcAGGCAGGTTAATCCTATAGGCTACACAGGGAC is a genomic window of Lepidochelys kempii isolate rLepKem1 chromosome 1, rLepKem1.hap2, whole genome shotgun sequence containing:
- the LOC140912148 gene encoding olfactory receptor 52M1-like, whose protein sequence is MSDSNTTHFTNPSTFILLGVPGLEAAHVWISIPFCTMYIIAILGNFTVLFIVKRERSLHGPMYYFLCMLAVTDLVLCTSILPKTLSIFWFNSREIDFSACLTQLYFIHCFSVMESGIFVAMGFDRYVAICHPLRHSTILTNPVVDKIGLAVVLRGGMFVMPHPFLARQRPYCRTNIISHTLCEHMAVVKLACSDTRISSYYGLFVVFCVLSLDVFFITLSYTQILRAIFILPTKDARLKTFGTCASHLCAILAFYVSSIFSSLTYWFGQKVALHFHVLMANVYLLVPPMLNPIIYGVRTKQIRDRLLQLFTHKGT